The Nocardioides sp. S5 genome includes a window with the following:
- a CDS encoding patatin-like phospholipase family protein → MTGLRPSSTNGSTAFVLGGGGVLGAVEVGMLRALLERGIVPDLVVGTSVGALNGALVARQPELAVVERLTGLWASTARSRDVYGDRPLRTVRRAVSTGTHIYSSAPLRRRLTDELGDARFEDLPVRLEVCAASIERAAEHWFTSGPLVPAILASAAVPGLLPPAEIDGEHFLDGGLVNSIPVGRAVELGATRVFVLQVGRIDRPLTPPTRPWDVARVSFEVARRHRFMRDMATIPEGVEAHVLPAGGTSARDDSLLSHRDFGGVEARIEATYAASRDYLDEALGPVEGRRE, encoded by the coding sequence GTGACGGGACTTCGTCCCTCCTCGACCAACGGCAGCACCGCGTTCGTGCTCGGCGGTGGTGGCGTCCTGGGCGCCGTCGAGGTCGGCATGCTGCGTGCGCTGCTCGAGCGCGGGATCGTGCCCGACCTGGTCGTCGGCACGAGCGTCGGTGCGCTCAACGGCGCGCTGGTGGCGCGCCAGCCCGAGCTCGCGGTCGTGGAGCGGCTCACCGGGCTGTGGGCGTCCACTGCGCGGTCCCGCGACGTGTACGGCGACCGGCCGCTGCGCACGGTCCGCAGGGCCGTCTCCACCGGCACCCACATCTACTCCTCCGCGCCGCTGCGACGGCGGCTCACCGACGAGCTCGGCGACGCGCGCTTCGAAGACCTGCCCGTGCGCCTCGAGGTCTGCGCCGCCAGCATCGAGCGCGCGGCGGAGCACTGGTTCACCAGCGGCCCGCTCGTGCCAGCGATCCTCGCCAGCGCCGCCGTACCCGGTCTCCTGCCGCCTGCCGAGATCGACGGCGAGCACTTCCTCGACGGGGGCCTGGTGAACTCCATCCCCGTGGGCCGGGCCGTCGAGCTCGGCGCGACACGGGTCTTCGTGCTCCAGGTCGGCCGGATCGACCGCCCCCTCACGCCGCCCACCCGGCCGTGGGACGTGGCGCGGGTCAGCTTCGAGGTGGCCAGGCGGCACCGCTTCATGCGCGACATGGCGACCATCCCCGAGGGCGTCGAGGCGCACGTCCTCCCTGCCGGCGGCACGTCGGCGCGCGACGACTCGCTGCTCTCGCACCGCGACTTCGGCGGCGTCGAGGCCCGGATCGAGGCGACGTACGCCGCCTCCCGCGACTACCTCGACGAGGCCCTCGGGCCGGTGGAAGGGCGCCGGGAGTGA
- a CDS encoding GAF and ANTAR domain-containing protein, with protein sequence MSDLPLSVRGRLLSDLAATLATLPTDEPQTWRLGEAIRRMLRADGVAITMQYLSDSQTTVCASDEVARDLEGLQEIAGEGPGYEAARSEQMVTAHLDGDADQRWPMLAHAVEARHGPLTIHAIPLHADGQVSGVATLYTRGTRGLSQEPARMAFLANAVGAALLVDASELVDEQPQGSESWSSRSAVHQATGMVMAQVRVTAEDALALLRGHAYALDTDVSDVAARVVRREINFSSFEVEGE encoded by the coding sequence GTGAGTGACCTGCCACTGTCGGTGCGGGGACGACTGCTCTCGGACCTTGCCGCCACCTTGGCCACGTTGCCGACGGACGAGCCCCAGACCTGGCGCCTGGGCGAGGCGATCCGTCGCATGCTCCGGGCCGACGGCGTCGCGATCACCATGCAGTACCTCTCCGACAGCCAGACCACGGTCTGCGCCAGCGACGAGGTGGCCCGTGACCTCGAGGGACTGCAGGAGATCGCCGGTGAGGGGCCCGGCTACGAAGCGGCGAGGTCGGAGCAGATGGTGACGGCGCACCTCGACGGTGACGCCGACCAGCGGTGGCCGATGCTGGCCCACGCCGTGGAGGCGCGCCACGGCCCGCTGACCATCCATGCCATTCCCCTGCACGCCGACGGCCAGGTCAGCGGGGTCGCCACGCTCTACACCCGCGGCACGCGCGGCCTGTCGCAGGAGCCGGCGCGGATGGCGTTCCTGGCCAACGCGGTGGGTGCCGCGCTCCTCGTCGACGCCTCCGAGCTAGTGGACGAGCAGCCCCAGGGCAGCGAGTCCTGGAGCTCGCGGAGCGCGGTCCACCAGGCGACGGGGATGGTGATGGCGCAGGTGCGGGTCACGGCAGAGGACGCCCTGGCGCTGCTCCGCGGCCACGCCTACGCGCTGGACACCGACGTGAGCGACGTCGCCGCGCGCGTGGTGCGCCGCGAGATCAACTTCTCGAGCTTCGAAGTGGAAGGAGAGTGA
- a CDS encoding lysophospholipid acyltransferase family protein: MSHPGVWALRRLVVAPTVITLTVLLWVTLPAWLLVAAALAPVLPGRWRALRLLWLVVVYLSFETLLLVVLLGLWLASGCGWRIRSPYFAGIHYDLVQGTLIVFFREARRVLALRIRTDGPHPTRHPDGPVLVMCRHAGPGDSFILMYALLHWYHREPRVVLKNTLAWDPAIDVILNRIPARFISPNPVAGEDLESQIAALATGLDDNDAFVIFPEGGNFTPQRRDRGIARLRKLGLERMAVRAEEMIHVLAPRPGGVLAALQAAPDADVLMVAHTGLDHLVTVSDLWRELPMDKQITMRWWQVPRAEIPEDREERIEWLYGWWEQIDEWIEANRPPDAT, encoded by the coding sequence GTGAGCCACCCGGGCGTCTGGGCGCTGCGCCGTCTCGTCGTCGCGCCGACGGTCATCACGCTCACCGTGCTGCTGTGGGTGACCCTGCCGGCCTGGCTGCTCGTCGCCGCCGCGCTCGCACCGGTGCTGCCCGGCCGCTGGCGTGCGCTGCGGCTCCTGTGGCTCGTCGTGGTCTACCTCAGCTTCGAGACGCTGCTGCTGGTCGTGCTGCTGGGCCTGTGGCTCGCCAGCGGTTGCGGGTGGCGGATCCGCTCGCCCTACTTCGCCGGCATCCACTACGACCTCGTGCAGGGCACGCTCATCGTCTTCTTCCGCGAGGCCCGGCGCGTGCTGGCGCTGCGCATCCGCACCGACGGTCCGCACCCGACCCGCCACCCGGACGGCCCAGTGCTGGTCATGTGCCGCCACGCGGGCCCGGGTGACTCGTTCATCCTGATGTACGCCCTGCTGCACTGGTACCACCGCGAGCCGCGGGTGGTGCTGAAGAACACCCTTGCGTGGGACCCTGCGATCGACGTGATCCTCAACCGCATCCCGGCCCGCTTCATCTCCCCGAACCCGGTCGCGGGAGAGGACCTGGAGTCGCAGATCGCCGCGCTGGCCACGGGCCTGGACGACAACGACGCCTTCGTGATCTTCCCCGAGGGCGGCAACTTCACCCCGCAGCGCCGCGACCGCGGCATCGCGCGGCTCCGCAAGCTCGGCCTCGAGCGGATGGCCGTGCGCGCGGAGGAGATGATCCACGTGCTGGCGCCACGTCCGGGCGGCGTGCTGGCGGCGCTGCAGGCGGCACCGGACGCCGACGTGCTGATGGTCGCCCACACCGGGCTCGACCACCTGGTGACGGTGAGCGACCTGTGGCGCGAGCTGCCGATGGACAAGCAGATCACCATGCGGTGGTGGCAGGTCCCGCGCGCGGAGATCCCCGAGGACCGCGAGGAGCGCATCGAGTGGCTCTACGGCTGGTGGGAGCAGATCGACGAGTGGATCGAGGCCAACCGGCCGCCGGACGCGACCTGA
- a CDS encoding GAF and ANTAR domain-containing protein has translation MTVPITSARAFAAANAAMVRGVDGSSTIHVLLADCAELLGADTAGVLVRSGEHGLEMLAATSHRAIELELYQSQLHSGPCVTAIDEGESVSASGPDDVVARWPDFGRAMDEAGVRSVHAVPMRWHDRVLGGVNLFWSRERVLSRDEAELARSFADICTLALMQARVENEPMVIAERVRAALAGRVVIERAKGVLAETEDVEMDEAFTLLVQRSREQGTPLSALAQQVLHDIVADRQR, from the coding sequence GTGACCGTGCCGATCACGAGTGCTCGGGCCTTTGCCGCCGCCAATGCGGCCATGGTCCGGGGCGTCGACGGCTCCAGCACCATCCACGTGCTCCTCGCGGACTGCGCGGAGCTGCTGGGTGCCGACACCGCCGGCGTGCTGGTGAGGTCGGGCGAGCACGGCCTGGAGATGCTGGCTGCCACGTCGCACCGGGCGATCGAGCTCGAGCTCTACCAGTCACAGCTGCACAGCGGGCCCTGCGTGACGGCGATCGACGAGGGCGAGAGCGTGTCCGCGTCGGGTCCTGACGACGTGGTCGCCCGCTGGCCGGACTTCGGGCGCGCGATGGATGAGGCGGGCGTGCGCAGCGTCCACGCGGTGCCCATGCGGTGGCACGACCGCGTGCTCGGAGGGGTGAACCTCTTCTGGAGCCGCGAACGCGTCCTGAGCCGGGACGAGGCAGAGCTCGCCCGGTCCTTCGCCGACATCTGCACCCTCGCGCTGATGCAGGCCCGGGTGGAGAACGAACCGATGGTCATCGCCGAGCGGGTCCGCGCCGCGCTCGCTGGCCGCGTGGTGATCGAGCGCGCCAAGGGGGTGCTGGCCGAGACCGAGGACGTGGAGATGGACGAGGCCTTCACGCTCCTGGTGCAGCGCAGCCGGGAGCAGGGGACACCGCTGTCGGCCCTGGCCCAGCAGGTCCTGCACGACATCGTCGCCGACCGGCAGCGCTGA
- the leuE gene encoding leucine efflux protein LeuE yields MLGITDLPTYLVGLVLIILLPGPNSLYVLSVAARRGVRSGYAAAAGVWTGDAVLMTLSAAGVASLLQANETAFSAVKWVGASYLLWLAIGMMRAAWATWRSRRTVAEQLADATEEAGLVPKVKGERPYRRALVISLLNPKAILFFVAFFVQFVDPAYAHPAISFLALGVLATLASAAYLSVLIVAGTRLADAFRRRTALSAGATSAVGAVFLGFAVKLALASA; encoded by the coding sequence GTGCTGGGCATCACCGACCTCCCGACCTACCTCGTGGGCCTGGTCCTCATCATCCTGCTGCCCGGACCGAACTCGCTCTACGTGCTGTCGGTCGCCGCGCGCCGCGGGGTGCGCAGCGGGTACGCCGCCGCGGCGGGGGTGTGGACGGGTGACGCCGTGCTGATGACGCTCTCCGCGGCGGGCGTGGCGTCGCTGCTGCAGGCCAACGAGACGGCGTTCAGTGCGGTCAAGTGGGTCGGCGCGTCCTACCTGCTCTGGCTCGCGATCGGCATGATGCGCGCGGCGTGGGCCACGTGGCGCTCGCGGCGCACGGTCGCCGAGCAGCTCGCCGACGCCACCGAGGAGGCCGGGCTGGTGCCGAAGGTGAAGGGGGAGCGGCCCTACCGCCGGGCGCTGGTGATCAGCCTGCTCAACCCCAAGGCGATCCTCTTCTTCGTCGCGTTCTTCGTGCAGTTCGTCGACCCGGCCTACGCCCACCCGGCGATCTCATTCCTGGCGCTCGGGGTGCTCGCCACCCTCGCGAGTGCGGCGTACCTCAGCGTGCTGATCGTCGCCGGCACCCGGCTGGCCGACGCGTTCCGCCGGCGTACGGCGCTCTCCGCCGGCGCCACGTCCGCTGTGGGCGCGGTCTTCCTCGGCTTTGCCGTGAAGCTGGCGCTCGCCTCGGCCTGA
- a CDS encoding rhomboid family intramembrane serine protease, whose translation MTQPSEDPAATGVPTCYRHSGRETWIRCQRCDRPICPDCMRDAAVGFQCPDCVKEANKNSRQNRAMYGGERSADPRLTTYVLIGINAVVWLAITATGGRLSRVADLLALSPTGSCGSRSAPNQYYPGLPSEAACNLVPGSDGVWHAGVADGAWWQLLTSAFTHVEIWHVAMNMFALLLFGPALEGIIGRTRFLAVYLVSAVGGSAAVMLLSSPSGSTVGASGALFGLLGALLVVARKARLDTRALLQNLGLGVAISVYGLVVGGISWQGHLGGFVAGAAAAAVVAYAPRARRTAVQWIGLCLLTVVLLVVAVARGLALA comes from the coding sequence ATGACCCAACCGTCCGAGGACCCGGCCGCGACCGGGGTGCCCACCTGCTACCGGCACTCCGGTCGCGAGACCTGGATCCGCTGCCAGCGCTGTGACAGGCCGATCTGCCCCGACTGCATGCGCGACGCCGCCGTGGGCTTCCAGTGCCCCGACTGCGTCAAGGAGGCGAACAAGAACTCGCGCCAGAACCGCGCGATGTACGGCGGCGAGCGCAGCGCGGACCCCCGCCTGACGACGTACGTCCTGATCGGCATCAACGCCGTCGTCTGGCTCGCGATCACCGCCACCGGTGGTCGCCTCTCGCGGGTCGCCGACCTGCTGGCGCTCTCCCCGACCGGCAGCTGCGGGTCGCGCTCGGCGCCCAACCAGTACTACCCCGGCCTGCCGAGCGAGGCCGCCTGCAACCTGGTCCCCGGCAGTGACGGGGTGTGGCACGCAGGCGTGGCCGACGGCGCGTGGTGGCAGCTGCTGACGAGCGCCTTCACCCACGTGGAGATCTGGCACGTCGCGATGAACATGTTCGCCCTGCTGCTCTTCGGCCCCGCCCTCGAGGGGATCATCGGCCGCACCCGCTTCCTGGCCGTCTACCTCGTCAGCGCGGTCGGCGGCTCCGCGGCCGTGATGCTGCTCAGCAGCCCGTCCGGATCGACCGTCGGGGCCTCCGGCGCCCTCTTCGGCCTCCTCGGCGCGCTGCTCGTGGTGGCCCGCAAGGCGCGGCTGGACACCCGGGCGCTCCTGCAGAACCTCGGCCTCGGTGTCGCGATCAGCGTCTACGGCCTGGTCGTCGGTGGGATCTCCTGGCAGGGCCACCTCGGGGGCTTCGTCGCCGGCGCGGCAGCCGCAGCCGTGGTCGCCTACGCTCCCCGTGCGCGGCGCACGGCCGTCCAGTGGATCGGCCTGTGCCTGCTGACCGTCGTGCTGCTGGTCGTCGCCGTGGCACGCGGTCTCGCGCTCGCCTGA
- a CDS encoding peptidylprolyl isomerase, whose amino-acid sequence MADLKATLKTNKGDIVIELFPNHAPETVENFVGLAEGTKDYRDDAGRSGEKYYDGLGFHRVIEGFMIQGGCPLGTGTGGPGYTFKDEIHPELVFDKPYLLAMANAGPGTNGSQFFITLGATPWLNRKHTIFGEVADQASRDVVDAIGSAPTGAMDRPTDAVVIESVTVER is encoded by the coding sequence ATGGCCGACCTGAAGGCGACCCTGAAGACCAACAAGGGCGACATCGTCATCGAGCTCTTCCCGAACCACGCCCCCGAGACGGTCGAGAACTTCGTCGGCCTCGCGGAGGGCACGAAGGACTACCGCGACGACGCCGGCCGCAGCGGCGAGAAGTACTACGACGGCCTCGGCTTCCACCGCGTCATCGAGGGCTTCATGATCCAGGGCGGATGCCCGCTCGGCACCGGCACCGGCGGCCCGGGCTACACGTTCAAGGACGAGATCCACCCCGAGCTCGTCTTCGACAAGCCCTACCTGCTCGCGATGGCCAACGCCGGTCCCGGCACCAACGGCTCGCAGTTCTTCATCACCCTGGGCGCCACCCCGTGGCTCAACCGCAAGCACACCATCTTCGGCGAGGTGGCCGACCAGGCCAGCCGCGACGTGGTCGACGCGATCGGCAGCGCCCCGACCGGCGCCATGGACCGTCCCACGGACGCCGTGGTGATCGAGTCGGTCACCGTCGAGCGCTGA
- a CDS encoding SURF1 family protein, with amino-acid sequence MSTSRRPGLLTDLGAAVLTLVLVGIAGLLGTWQYDAWQASREAEARDLTGIAPVPLTDVMGNDDPFPAPDLGRPVEVAGEWLDGGFWVADREQGGRSGYWAVDPLQVGDAAVLVVRGWAPEPEADLLAVAGDAELTGWLQAPDGSLVTDDDPDDDVFPEIRVADAVQRVDVDLYSAYLIAQEPADGLEAAELEALPTPSRATGIRNLLYAVEWWVFGGFAAFIWWRWRRDATAAEISPSAG; translated from the coding sequence GTGAGCACCTCCCGCCGACCCGGCCTGCTGACCGACCTCGGTGCCGCGGTCCTCACGCTCGTGCTCGTCGGCATCGCCGGGCTGCTCGGGACGTGGCAGTACGACGCCTGGCAGGCCAGCCGGGAGGCCGAGGCCCGGGACCTGACCGGCATCGCACCGGTGCCGCTGACCGACGTGATGGGCAACGACGACCCGTTCCCCGCACCCGACCTCGGGCGACCCGTGGAGGTCGCCGGCGAGTGGCTGGACGGCGGCTTCTGGGTCGCCGACCGCGAGCAGGGCGGCCGGTCGGGCTACTGGGCCGTCGACCCGCTCCAGGTCGGCGACGCCGCCGTGCTCGTCGTACGCGGGTGGGCACCCGAGCCCGAGGCCGACCTGCTCGCAGTCGCGGGTGACGCGGAGCTGACCGGGTGGCTGCAGGCCCCCGACGGCAGTCTGGTCACCGACGACGACCCCGACGACGACGTCTTCCCCGAGATCCGCGTCGCGGACGCGGTGCAGCGGGTGGACGTGGACCTCTACTCCGCCTACCTGATCGCCCAGGAGCCCGCCGACGGACTCGAGGCCGCCGAGCTCGAGGCACTGCCCACCCCGAGTCGCGCGACCGGCATCCGCAACCTGCTCTACGCCGTCGAGTGGTGGGTCTTCGGGGGCTTCGCCGCCTTCATCTGGTGGCGCTGGCGCCGGGACGCGACTGCTGCCGAGATCTCCCCGTCGGCGGGGTAG
- a CDS encoding cell division protein CrgA, which produces MSKSTTVTTGEKSSLVTPRFLISLLLVVAGIGWIVYYYVGPRGNPLAFPPVEGSPKAIADLGDWNYAIGFGLLMLGLIVAAHPSTPLGRGRGVVVGMLGCFLVGLIWICTFYVFSNDLSSLWVMNDLGQWNLVVGIAFMAVGFSFATKWE; this is translated from the coding sequence GTGTCGAAGTCCACGACGGTCACCACCGGGGAGAAGAGCTCGCTCGTCACCCCCAGGTTCCTGATCAGTCTCCTCCTGGTCGTCGCCGGCATCGGCTGGATCGTCTACTACTACGTCGGCCCCCGCGGCAACCCGCTCGCCTTCCCGCCCGTCGAGGGCTCGCCCAAGGCCATCGCCGACCTCGGCGACTGGAACTACGCCATCGGCTTCGGCCTGCTCATGCTCGGCCTCATCGTCGCGGCGCACCCCTCCACCCCCCTCGGGCGTGGCCGGGGTGTCGTGGTCGGCATGCTCGGCTGCTTCCTGGTCGGACTGATCTGGATCTGCACCTTCTACGTGTTCTCCAACGACCTCTCCAGCCTGTGGGTCATGAACGACCTCGGGCAGTGGAACCTGGTCGTCGGGATCGCCTTCATGGCAGTCGGCTTCAGCTTCGCGACCAAGTGGGAGTAG
- a CDS encoding GAF and ANTAR domain-containing protein, which yields MNPHDIVAELTRVAEQLHLAADPSETAGEAVDYTRRQLGADHAGITLIRAGGRLETVAPTDAVVEQADHFQYELNEGPCHDSAWQGRTLVAQDLAAETRWPAWAPKAVELGLGSALGVELMNKSADRRLGSVNLYWERPRTFSGEEVELAHLLSRHAAMALVASLNSQGLRLAMEGRKRIGQAQGILMERYGVDEDRAFAILRRYSQDHNIKLRDLAEQLATTLQLPEQPTGGPVRPAGT from the coding sequence GTGAATCCCCATGACATCGTTGCCGAGCTGACTCGGGTCGCCGAGCAGCTGCACCTTGCTGCGGACCCCAGCGAGACGGCGGGCGAGGCCGTGGACTACACCCGACGCCAGCTCGGCGCCGACCACGCCGGCATCACCCTGATCAGGGCGGGCGGCCGGTTGGAGACCGTCGCACCCACGGACGCGGTCGTGGAGCAGGCCGACCACTTCCAGTACGAGCTGAACGAGGGCCCGTGCCACGACAGCGCCTGGCAGGGCAGGACCCTCGTCGCCCAGGACCTGGCCGCCGAGACACGGTGGCCGGCCTGGGCACCCAAGGCCGTCGAGCTCGGTCTCGGCAGTGCCCTGGGCGTGGAGCTGATGAACAAGTCCGCCGATCGCAGGCTCGGGTCGGTCAACCTCTACTGGGAGCGCCCGCGGACGTTCAGCGGCGAGGAGGTCGAGCTCGCCCACCTCCTGTCGCGGCACGCCGCCATGGCACTCGTGGCGTCCCTCAACTCCCAGGGACTGCGACTGGCCATGGAGGGCCGCAAGCGCATCGGCCAGGCCCAGGGCATCCTCATGGAGCGCTACGGCGTCGACGAGGACCGGGCCTTCGCCATCCTCAGGCGCTACTCCCAGGACCACAACATCAAGCTGCGCGACCTCGCCGAGCAGCTCGCCACGACGCTCCAGCTGCCCGAGCAGCCCACCGGCGGGCCGGTCCGGCCCGCCGGCACGTGA
- the pknB gene encoding Stk1 family PASTA domain-containing Ser/Thr kinase → MTQPEPTLIGGRYELGELLGRGGMAEVRKGKDQRLGRTVAVKRLRTDLASDATFQARFRREAQSSASLNHPAIVSTYDTGEEMATDGSGVAQPYIVMECVEGRTLRDILREGRKILPERALEITAGVLAALDYSHRAGIIHRDIKPGNVMLTPSGDVKVMDFGIARAISDASSTMTQTAAVVGTAQYLSPEQARGETVDSRSDVYSTGCMLYELLTGRPPFVGDSPVAVAYQHVREPASPPSDLDDQLDPEIDAIVMKSLAKRVEDRYQSAAAMKADIERYLSGHPIQAPAVLPTAADTQYVPATPPADATATMTAAPPPRQGQEQQSSGGRTAWWVLGGLLLVLLLGFGAYLLNGVLFEDAPERDPVPNLVGLTDDEARLAIADAGLRVGRVTRETSDTVEADRVIEQRPNRDVFVDPGSSVDFVLSLGQPEVEVPSVAGNLRADARAQLIALGLRVRFQAEDSDEDRNEVLRTEPAAGTSVAENTMITVVFSDGPEQVPDVRGLQEREAERAIREAGFVADVRTDPASTEPRGTVVDQIPVGGTLDQGSTVTIFVSAFEEPTETPTETPTETPTETPTETPTETPTETPVPTETPTTPTPRVSRD, encoded by the coding sequence ATGACGCAGCCGGAGCCGACGCTGATCGGCGGCCGCTACGAGCTCGGCGAGCTGCTCGGCCGCGGCGGCATGGCCGAGGTCCGCAAGGGCAAGGACCAGCGCCTGGGCCGCACGGTCGCGGTCAAGCGGCTGCGCACCGACCTGGCCAGCGACGCCACCTTCCAGGCGCGCTTCCGGCGCGAGGCCCAGTCCTCGGCGTCCCTGAACCACCCGGCGATCGTCTCCACCTACGACACCGGCGAGGAGATGGCGACCGACGGCTCCGGCGTCGCCCAGCCCTACATCGTCATGGAGTGCGTCGAGGGACGCACCCTGCGCGACATCCTGCGCGAGGGTCGCAAGATCCTGCCCGAGCGGGCGCTCGAGATCACCGCCGGCGTGCTGGCTGCGCTCGACTACAGCCACCGTGCGGGGATCATCCACCGCGACATCAAGCCCGGCAACGTGATGCTCACCCCGTCCGGCGACGTCAAGGTGATGGACTTCGGCATCGCGCGCGCGATCTCCGACGCCTCCTCCACGATGACCCAGACCGCGGCCGTGGTGGGCACCGCGCAGTACCTCTCTCCCGAGCAGGCCCGCGGCGAGACCGTCGACTCGCGCTCGGACGTCTACTCCACCGGCTGCATGCTCTACGAGCTCCTCACCGGCCGTCCGCCGTTCGTCGGCGACAGCCCGGTGGCAGTGGCCTACCAGCACGTCCGCGAGCCAGCCTCGCCGCCGTCGGACCTCGACGACCAGCTCGACCCCGAGATCGACGCCATCGTGATGAAGTCGCTGGCCAAGCGGGTCGAGGACCGCTACCAGAGCGCCGCGGCGATGAAGGCCGACATCGAGCGCTACCTGTCCGGCCACCCGATCCAGGCACCCGCGGTCCTCCCGACCGCGGCCGACACGCAGTACGTCCCCGCGACGCCGCCCGCCGACGCGACCGCCACCATGACCGCCGCACCACCGCCCCGCCAGGGCCAGGAGCAGCAGTCGTCCGGCGGGCGTACGGCGTGGTGGGTGCTGGGCGGCCTCCTCCTCGTGCTCCTCCTCGGGTTCGGCGCCTACCTGCTCAACGGGGTGCTCTTCGAGGACGCGCCCGAGCGCGACCCCGTTCCCAACCTGGTCGGGCTGACCGACGACGAGGCGCGCCTCGCGATCGCCGACGCCGGGCTCCGGGTCGGCCGCGTCACCCGGGAGACCTCCGACACCGTCGAGGCCGACCGGGTCATCGAGCAGCGTCCCAACCGCGACGTCTTCGTCGACCCCGGCAGCTCGGTCGACTTCGTGCTGTCCCTGGGCCAGCCCGAGGTCGAGGTGCCCAGCGTGGCCGGGAACCTCCGCGCCGACGCACGTGCCCAGCTCATCGCGCTGGGCCTGCGCGTCCGGTTCCAGGCGGAGGACTCCGACGAGGACCGCAACGAGGTCCTGCGCACCGAGCCTGCCGCCGGCACCTCGGTGGCGGAGAACACCATGATCACCGTCGTGTTCTCCGACGGCCCCGAGCAGGTGCCGGACGTCCGCGGCCTGCAGGAGCGCGAGGCCGAGCGGGCCATCCGCGAGGCCGGCTTCGTCGCCGACGTACGCACCGACCCGGCATCCACCGAGCCGCGGGGCACGGTCGTCGACCAGATCCCCGTGGGCGGCACGCTCGACCAGGGCAGCACCGTGACGATCTTCGTCTCCGCGTTCGAGGAGCCGACCGAGACGCCCACCGAGACCCCGACCGAGACGCCCACGGAGACTCCCACCGAGACCCCCACGGAGACTCCGACGGAGACGCCGGTGCCCACCGAGACCCCGACCACCCCGACCCCACGCGTCTCGCGCGACTGA
- a CDS encoding DUF3817 domain-containing protein gives MSRNLTAYRVMATIVGVLLVVLCLVGVPLANFDGSPMWGVFDSTPAWVTTGSDLNNLGEVITTYLGVAHGWLYMIFLFSAFALSRRAGWDLPFTLVTLACGTIPVLSFWAEHRATQRVRAEHPELA, from the coding sequence GTGTCCCGCAACCTCACCGCCTACCGCGTCATGGCCACCATCGTCGGTGTGCTCCTCGTGGTGCTCTGCCTGGTCGGCGTCCCGCTGGCCAACTTCGACGGCTCCCCGATGTGGGGCGTCTTCGACAGCACGCCCGCCTGGGTGACCACCGGCTCCGACCTCAACAACCTGGGCGAGGTCATCACGACCTACCTCGGCGTCGCGCACGGTTGGCTCTACATGATCTTCCTCTTCAGCGCCTTCGCGCTCTCGCGCCGGGCCGGCTGGGACCTGCCGTTCACGCTGGTCACGCTGGCGTGCGGCACCATCCCGGTGCTGTCGTTCTGGGCCGAGCACCGCGCGACGCAGCGGGTGCGCGCGGAGCACCCCGAGCTGGCCTGA
- a CDS encoding DUF881 domain-containing protein produces the protein MSPHSHVRPARHRLWRVATPVVVLLSGVLFAVSAEQSDGLDLRGGRLTDLDSVVRAERDETGALTERVAALNAEVEALSTQLGDRSVGRVQREIATLVDPAGLTEKTGAGVQVVLDDASLEARLAYEGEPNDLVVHQQDIQAVANAMWNAGAEAVTIQGQRLISTTGIKCEGNQVTLHGLPYSPPYVIVGIGDTAQLESELTTDPILATYRDYTAIPGGGVSWDMTQVESVTAPAYAGLLDLTYATPIDG, from the coding sequence ATGTCGCCCCACTCACACGTGCGCCCCGCACGCCACCGCCTCTGGCGGGTGGCGACGCCGGTCGTGGTGCTGCTGAGCGGCGTGCTCTTCGCGGTGAGCGCGGAGCAGAGCGACGGCCTCGACCTGCGCGGTGGCCGCCTCACCGACCTCGACTCCGTGGTGCGCGCCGAGCGCGACGAGACCGGCGCCCTCACCGAGCGGGTCGCGGCGCTCAACGCCGAGGTCGAGGCGCTGAGCACGCAGCTCGGCGACCGGTCGGTCGGCCGGGTGCAGCGGGAGATCGCCACGCTCGTCGACCCCGCCGGGCTGACCGAGAAGACCGGCGCGGGCGTCCAGGTCGTGCTCGACGACGCCTCCCTGGAGGCGCGGCTCGCCTACGAGGGCGAACCCAACGACCTGGTGGTGCACCAGCAGGACATCCAGGCCGTCGCCAACGCCATGTGGAACGCCGGCGCCGAGGCCGTCACCATCCAGGGCCAGCGACTCATCTCCACCACCGGCATCAAGTGCGAGGGCAACCAGGTGACCCTGCACGGCCTGCCCTACTCCCCGCCCTACGTCATCGTGGGCATCGGTGACACCGCCCAGCTCGAGTCCGAGCTCACCACCGACCCGATCCTGGCGACCTACCGCGACTACACCGCGATCCCGGGCGGCGGCGTCTCCTGGGACATGACCCAGGTCGAGTCGGTCACCGCACCGGCGTACGCCGGACTGCTCGACCTCACCTACGCGACGCCCATCGACGGCTGA